A single Natrinema pellirubrum DSM 15624 DNA region contains:
- a CDS encoding ATP-grasp domain-containing protein: protein MIDLAVANDQETFGRMREPLAERGIRVHHVPASERVVPLGDDAPWTAGDYDVGFVYPGRLMEGGVADALLEIPWLNDHEAVLTSRNKAEVIARLERADLPVPRSVYVSNDVGEDELAAVFDRFEPPVVVKPNSTTRGTGVAKAHDLDSFLGICDYLSLVHDYRATGDRSFLVQEYLPNATDYRVMVLEGEYVGAVERRLPDDAMQEGQWKHNVHRGAEATGVDLPAEWRALAESVAAELEIPFLGVDLLETDDRLVVNETNARPTIDAETKYEPDFYDRLATAIRTAAE, encoded by the coding sequence ATGATCGATCTCGCGGTCGCGAACGACCAGGAGACGTTCGGGCGGATGCGAGAGCCGCTGGCCGAGCGGGGGATACGGGTTCATCACGTGCCCGCGAGCGAGCGCGTGGTCCCGCTGGGGGACGACGCGCCGTGGACGGCCGGCGACTACGACGTCGGCTTCGTCTACCCCGGCCGGCTCATGGAAGGGGGGGTTGCCGACGCCCTGCTCGAGATTCCGTGGCTCAACGACCACGAGGCCGTGCTGACCTCGCGGAACAAGGCCGAAGTGATCGCGCGCCTCGAGCGAGCCGACCTCCCGGTGCCGCGGTCGGTGTACGTCTCGAACGACGTCGGCGAGGACGAACTGGCGGCGGTCTTCGACCGCTTCGAGCCGCCGGTGGTCGTCAAGCCAAACTCGACGACGCGGGGGACCGGCGTCGCGAAGGCCCACGATCTCGATTCCTTCCTGGGGATCTGTGACTACCTCTCGCTGGTCCACGACTACCGGGCGACCGGCGACCGCTCCTTTCTCGTCCAGGAGTACCTCCCGAACGCGACCGATTACCGTGTCATGGTCCTCGAGGGCGAGTACGTCGGCGCGGTCGAGCGACGACTGCCCGACGACGCGATGCAGGAGGGCCAGTGGAAACACAACGTCCACCGCGGGGCCGAGGCTACCGGCGTCGATCTCCCCGCGGAGTGGCGCGCACTCGCCGAATCCGTCGCTGCCGAACTCGAGATTCCGTTCCTGGGTGTGGACCTGCTCGAGACCGACGACCGGCTGGTAGTCAACGAGACGAACGCCCGCCCGACGATCGACGCCGAGACGAAGTACGAGCCGGACTTCTACGACCGGCTCGCGACCGCGATCCGGACGGCCGCGGAGTGA
- a CDS encoding Hsp20/alpha crystallin family protein: protein MRRDDRDEPFDDLFREIERMMNEMMNGADANVDFDSSSDVENGFGMDTHVDIHETDDEVRVVADLPGVEKDNIELECDGTTLTISAESDHRQYDERVSLPSPVNEHTASATYNNGVLEVVFDRAEQSSDISLE from the coding sequence ATGCGCCGAGACGACCGCGACGAACCCTTCGACGACCTGTTTCGCGAGATCGAGCGGATGATGAACGAGATGATGAACGGCGCGGACGCGAACGTCGATTTCGACTCCTCGAGCGACGTCGAGAACGGCTTCGGTATGGACACCCACGTCGACATCCACGAGACCGACGACGAGGTCCGGGTCGTCGCCGACCTCCCCGGCGTCGAGAAGGACAACATCGAACTCGAGTGTGACGGGACGACCCTGACTATCTCCGCGGAAAGCGACCACCGCCAGTACGACGAGCGCGTCTCCCTGCCGTCGCCCGTGAACGAACACACCGCCTCGGCGACCTACAACAACGGCGTCCTCGAGGTCGTCTTCGATCGGGCCGAACAGTCCTCGGACATCAGTCTCGAGTAG